The Desulfovibrio aminophilus genome contains a region encoding:
- a CDS encoding NAD(P)-dependent oxidoreductase yields the protein MSMSEIKTIFVTGGAGYVGALLVPQLLDAGYKVKVLDLYLYGDDVILGGKGHPNLIEIKGDLRDASLLEKHIPGCDAVIHLACISNDPSYELDPNLARSINYDAFLPLVDISKKSGVKRFIYASSSSVYGLKDDPEVTEDLPLEPLTDYSKYKAMCEEYLNKAATDDFIVTTIRPSTVCGYSPRMRLDLTVNILTNHAINKGKITVFGGEQKRPNLHIQDMCDVYLFMLKQDPEKIQKKIYNVGYENYKVKEIAQMVRETLGGDIPVETTPTNDNRSYHVSSRKIRDELGFEPTHTIQEAILDLKNAFGAGKLPNSMDDIRYFNVKLMQAVKLK from the coding sequence ATGAGCATGAGCGAAATCAAGACCATCTTCGTCACCGGCGGCGCGGGCTACGTGGGCGCCCTGCTGGTCCCCCAGCTGCTGGACGCGGGCTACAAGGTGAAGGTCCTGGACCTGTACCTCTACGGCGACGACGTGATCCTGGGCGGCAAGGGCCACCCGAACCTCATCGAGATCAAGGGCGACCTGCGCGACGCCTCCCTGCTCGAAAAGCACATCCCCGGCTGCGACGCGGTCATCCACCTGGCCTGCATCTCCAACGACCCGAGCTACGAGCTGGACCCCAACCTGGCCCGCTCCATCAACTACGACGCCTTCCTGCCCCTGGTGGACATCTCCAAGAAGAGCGGGGTGAAGCGTTTCATCTACGCCTCCAGCTCCAGCGTGTACGGCCTGAAGGACGACCCCGAGGTCACCGAGGACCTGCCGCTCGAGCCGCTGACCGACTACTCCAAGTACAAGGCCATGTGCGAGGAATACCTGAACAAGGCCGCCACCGACGACTTCATCGTCACCACCATCCGGCCCAGCACCGTGTGCGGCTACTCCCCGCGCATGCGCCTGGACCTGACCGTGAACATCCTGACCAACCACGCCATCAACAAGGGCAAGATCACGGTCTTCGGCGGCGAGCAGAAGCGCCCCAACCTGCATATCCAGGACATGTGCGACGTGTACCTGTTCATGCTCAAGCAGGACCCCGAGAAGATCCAGAAGAAGATCTACAACGTGGGCTACGAGAACTACAAGGTCAAGGAGATCGCGCAGATGGTGCGCGAGACCCTGGGCGGCGACATCCCGGTGGAGACCACCCCCACCAACGACAACCGCAGCTACCACGTGTCCAGCCGCAAGATCAGGGATGAGCTCGGCTTCGAGCCCACGCACACCATCCAGGAGGCCATCCTGGACCTGAAGAACGCCTTCGGGGCGGGCAAGCTGCCCAACAGCATGGACGACATCCGCTACTTCAACGTGAAGCTCATGCAGGCCGTGAAGCTGAAGTAG
- a CDS encoding PfkB family carbohydrate kinase has translation MTAHSKILTLGRLVEALKPLRESRRIVLCHGCFDLLHIGHIRYLRQARAMGDMLVVTISPDRFVDKGPHRPAFTEALRAEAIASLDCVDYVAINEFPTAEETLRLVRPNVYCKGSDFKDAQSDPTGKLQAEERVAHEVGAEMAFSKDVVFSSTNLINRFLSSFPEEVQDYLGLFRRRYSEADVQGVLDAMRKLKVLVIGDTILDDYHYCSVIGSSSKEPVLALKHGSSDLFAGGVLAVANHLSSYVADVRLFSVMGELGGREGFIRESLAPSVRPHLALHRGAPTIEKRRYLEGYTFNKLLEIYHMDDSGLPADDDAEFVAALEAEAADYDLVIAADFGHGTISPAMRRMLERKARFLAVNTQANAGNRGYHTIGRYQRADYVSLAEPEMRLEDRDLSGPLMPLMLQAAERLGCRSLAVTRGKRGCMVFTPGGGFVEVPAFATKVVDRIGSGDAFFSVTALAAALNAPAEIIALLGNVVGGLAVGVIGNKKAIDRQSTQKYLTSLLK, from the coding sequence ATGACCGCGCATTCCAAGATTCTCACCCTCGGGCGGCTTGTGGAGGCCTTGAAGCCTCTCAGGGAGAGCAGGAGGATCGTCCTCTGCCACGGCTGTTTCGATCTTCTGCACATCGGCCACATCCGCTATCTGCGCCAGGCCCGGGCCATGGGCGACATGCTCGTGGTGACCATCAGCCCGGACCGCTTCGTGGACAAGGGGCCGCACCGTCCGGCCTTCACCGAGGCCCTGCGCGCCGAGGCCATCGCCAGCCTGGACTGCGTGGACTACGTCGCCATCAACGAGTTCCCCACGGCCGAGGAGACGCTCCGGCTGGTGCGGCCGAACGTGTACTGCAAGGGCTCCGACTTCAAGGACGCCCAGAGCGATCCCACGGGCAAGCTCCAGGCCGAGGAGCGCGTGGCCCACGAGGTGGGCGCGGAAATGGCCTTCAGCAAGGACGTGGTCTTCAGCTCCACGAACCTCATCAACCGCTTCCTCTCCTCCTTCCCCGAGGAGGTCCAGGACTACCTGGGCCTGTTCCGCCGCCGCTACTCCGAGGCCGACGTGCAGGGCGTCCTGGACGCCATGCGAAAGCTCAAGGTCCTGGTCATCGGCGACACCATCCTGGATGACTACCACTATTGCAGCGTCATCGGCTCCTCCAGCAAGGAGCCGGTGCTGGCGCTCAAGCACGGCTCCAGCGACCTGTTCGCGGGCGGCGTGCTGGCGGTGGCCAACCACCTGTCGAGCTATGTCGCCGACGTCCGGCTGTTCTCCGTCATGGGCGAGCTGGGCGGCCGCGAGGGCTTCATCCGCGAGAGCCTGGCTCCCTCGGTGCGGCCGCACCTGGCCCTGCACAGGGGCGCGCCCACCATCGAGAAGCGGCGCTACCTGGAAGGCTACACCTTCAACAAGCTCCTTGAGATCTACCACATGGACGACTCCGGCCTGCCCGCCGACGACGACGCCGAGTTCGTCGCCGCGCTGGAGGCCGAGGCGGCCGACTACGACCTGGTCATCGCGGCGGACTTCGGCCACGGGACCATCTCCCCGGCCATGCGGCGCATGCTCGAGCGCAAGGCGCGGTTCCTGGCCGTGAACACCCAGGCCAACGCGGGCAACCGGGGCTACCACACCATCGGCCGCTACCAGCGCGCGGACTACGTGAGCCTGGCGGAGCCGGAGATGCGCCTGGAGGACCGGGATCTTTCCGGGCCGCTCATGCCCCTGATGCTCCAGGCGGCGGAGCGCCTCGGCTGCCGGTCCCTGGCCGTGACGCGCGGCAAGCGCGGCTGCATGGTCTTCACGCCGGGCGGCGGCTTCGTGGAGGTGCCCGCCTTCGCCACCAAGGTCGTGGACCGCATCGGCTCCGGCGACGCCTTTTTCTCCGTCACCGCGCTCGCCGCCGCGCTGAACGCGCCCGCGGAGATCATCGCGCTCCTCGGCAACGTGGTGGGCGGCCTGGCCGTGGGGGTCATCGGCAACAAGAAGGCCATCGACCGCCAGAGCACCCAGAAATACCTGACCTCGCTTCTGAAGTAG
- a CDS encoding glycosyltransferase family 2 protein, whose amino-acid sequence MRAADASLITCTFNDGHFVNGLLAGLAEWSLPPREVVVLDDGSDRPYAPPACPAPVRLLRHETNRGIPTAKHAAISAGTSPLLLFMDCDTRVEPGWLEACLPHAARPEVGMVSGPVGYVSGEDLVSRFQRCFGDNHNQDRSGAVEFIPGNAFLLRRETWEACGGLADFRGEVCEDHFLCAKLRRAGLLLWVEERARARQIRRINRAAMLKRYWKWCHTALKEQALTVDDPVAYVFSALAMPHAQRVETAIAREEPLFLYLEAAYLSFAVLDLLDHLAARDRVHPGLKAAWWARLDRLFGRLPVLRAVLRADLARLGQTPPPAAGAPPGDPWEPCFAGLDALAGSGVYEWLNRAGVPAMLEEEKALSYDFSFYENVSLDSGPKA is encoded by the coding sequence ATGCGCGCCGCGGACGCGAGCCTGATCACCTGCACCTTCAACGACGGGCATTTCGTGAACGGCCTGCTGGCCGGGCTGGCGGAATGGAGCCTCCCGCCCCGGGAGGTGGTTGTGCTCGACGACGGCTCGGACCGGCCCTACGCGCCCCCGGCCTGTCCCGCGCCGGTGCGCCTCCTGCGTCACGAAACCAACCGGGGCATCCCGACGGCCAAGCACGCGGCCATCTCGGCCGGAACCTCCCCCCTGCTCCTGTTCATGGACTGCGACACCCGCGTGGAGCCCGGCTGGCTGGAGGCCTGCCTGCCCCACGCCGCGCGGCCCGAGGTGGGCATGGTCTCCGGGCCGGTGGGCTACGTCTCGGGCGAGGACCTCGTGTCCCGCTTCCAGCGCTGCTTCGGGGACAACCACAACCAGGACCGCTCCGGGGCCGTGGAGTTCATCCCGGGCAACGCCTTCCTCCTGCGCCGCGAGACCTGGGAGGCCTGCGGCGGCCTGGCCGACTTCCGGGGCGAGGTCTGCGAGGACCACTTCCTCTGCGCCAAGCTGCGGCGGGCGGGCCTGCTGCTCTGGGTGGAGGAGCGGGCCCGGGCGCGCCAGATCCGGCGCATCAACCGCGCGGCCATGCTCAAGCGCTACTGGAAGTGGTGCCACACCGCGCTCAAGGAGCAGGCCCTGACCGTGGACGACCCGGTGGCCTATGTCTTCTCGGCCCTGGCCATGCCCCACGCCCAGCGCGTGGAGACGGCCATCGCCCGGGAGGAGCCGCTGTTCCTCTACCTGGAGGCCGCCTACCTGAGCTTCGCGGTCCTGGACCTCCTGGACCACCTCGCGGCCCGGGACCGAGTCCATCCGGGCCTGAAGGCCGCCTGGTGGGCGCGGCTGGACCGCCTCTTCGGCCGCCTGCCGGTGTTGCGCGCCGTGCTGCGCGCGGACCTGGCCCGCCTGGGCCAGACCCCTCCCCCGGCCGCCGGGGCCCCGCCGGGCGATCCCTGGGAGCCCTGCTTCGCGGGCCTGGACGCCCTGGCCGGAAGCGGGGTCTACGAATGGCTGAACCGCGCGGGCGTCCCGGCCATGCTGGAGGAGGAGAAGGCCCTCTCCTACGATTTCTCCTTCTACGAGAACGTGTCCCTGGATTCCGGCCCCAAGGCCTAG
- a CDS encoding ABC transporter substrate-binding protein, with product MRTTRDDPHRHARGLLLGLASALLGLFLAACSDSPIVVGFSGQLTGPRSDLGVQGRNGALLAVERINADGGVRGRPLLLVAVDDGDEPDAAVRADIGLLERGAVAIIGHMTTSQTLAALPAVRARGGILISPTTSTPELDGLDDAFFRVMPSNAVWARALAAHARHSGLETVAVLGDSDNAGYTDTFDNVFMETFQALGGRVVLQQGFSSKAGPPWERILDDLARTRPGGVLISASARDVAALAQRLRRALPGMRILCSPWAATRELIQTGGHAVEGVETSFAFNEDNDAPSFQRFQAEYAARFGFKPNFAAAYAYEAVSVLASALERTGGRAEGLRAALAADVEHAGVIGPFRMDPDGDVRRPTFIVAVQNGRLVTLGREAAP from the coding sequence ATGCGAACCACACGCGACGACCCACACCGACACGCCCGGGGGCTTCTCCTGGGCCTGGCCTCGGCCCTGCTCGGCCTGTTCCTGGCGGCCTGCTCCGACTCGCCCATTGTCGTTGGCTTCTCGGGCCAGCTCACCGGGCCGCGCTCGGACCTCGGCGTGCAGGGCCGCAATGGGGCCCTGCTGGCCGTGGAGCGGATCAACGCGGACGGCGGCGTGCGCGGGCGGCCCCTGCTCCTGGTGGCTGTGGACGACGGCGACGAGCCGGACGCGGCCGTGCGCGCGGACATCGGTCTGCTGGAACGCGGCGCGGTGGCCATCATCGGCCACATGACCACCTCCCAGACCCTGGCCGCCCTGCCCGCGGTGCGGGCGCGCGGCGGCATCCTCATCTCGCCCACCACCTCCACGCCCGAGCTGGACGGCCTGGACGACGCCTTCTTCCGGGTCATGCCCTCCAACGCGGTCTGGGCCCGGGCCCTGGCGGCCCACGCCCGCCATTCCGGCCTGGAGACGGTGGCCGTGCTCGGCGACTCGGACAACGCGGGCTACACCGACACCTTCGACAACGTGTTCATGGAGACCTTCCAGGCCCTCGGCGGCCGCGTGGTCCTGCAACAAGGCTTCTCCTCCAAGGCGGGCCCGCCCTGGGAGCGCATCCTGGACGACCTGGCCCGGACCCGGCCCGGGGGCGTGCTCATCTCGGCCTCGGCCCGCGACGTGGCGGCCCTGGCCCAGCGCCTGCGCCGCGCGCTCCCCGGCATGCGCATCCTCTGCTCCCCCTGGGCCGCCACCCGGGAGCTCATCCAGACCGGCGGCCACGCCGTGGAGGGCGTGGAGACCTCCTTCGCCTTCAACGAGGACAACGACGCCCCCTCCTTCCAGCGCTTCCAGGCGGAATACGCCGCGCGCTTCGGCTTCAAGCCCAATTTCGCCGCGGCCTACGCCTACGAGGCCGTGAGCGTGCTGGCCTCGGCCCTGGAGCGCACGGGCGGCCGCGCCGAGGGCCTGCGCGCGGCCCTGGCCGCCGACGTGGAGCACGCGGGCGTCATCGGCCCCTTCCGCATGGACCCGGACGGCGACGTGCGGCGGCCGACCTTCATCGTCGCGGTGCAAAACGGCCGACTCGTCACCCTGGGCAGGGAGGCCGCGCCGTGA
- a CDS encoding PAS domain S-box protein, translating into MKKCPQLSRIVNRTLAAWALLPSMVLVLLLAGFGALALYGDFKRESGHMVTALARHVESYVGDASQTLETFGAGLEDVAADHVGETLRAMLRASPHFKRLILLDQNGDILASAPGGLPGGGFALSLERARNNALIISRPMYSTASGQPVIYLGQRLPRGILAAELDLGVLQRTLQELLPPDEGDLILTDAFGNVISHPDTFQIRSQANLGRLPPLRLAENEPATLPFQKDGTLWLGTGLRLPYSAWKLTLMKPAWAVFAPTVAPLASLLACLVLALALLAVRVQRLLRRRVVEPLTGFVSAIRDMARGGLPGMAGTGRPSFRELSEAVEEFGRMAQAVRDRGDALRESEARYRVLFEESSVVMMLVDPADGRILDVNPAAASFYGWSREQMRGKSMFEINTLPPGELRDVLAKARSRQRRHFRFRHRLAHGEIREVEVYTCPITTKAGLLLYSSIFDVTDRHLAEQALAHSEERLRLALDAADDGLWDWNLVTGEVYWSPRAYTMLGYKPDEFPMDYEVWRGLLHPDDRERAASEVQRQLASESGSFQTDFRLRTRNGGWRWIISRGKVVERDAAGRLARMVGTHVDITERKLAEEELERIFSMSLNLLCVAEIADMRFVKVNPAFTQVLGYSQEEIVGKTILDFLHPADVEPSVRAVRERLAAGAVVADFENRYRRKDGTYRWLRWVSHPDPERGLTYAAAHDITDMKEAEENLIRMRDRAEAANRAKSEFLAIMSHEIRTPLNGIMGMLQLLRESPQAAERDTWTGTALAAARHLNQILSDVLDLSSIESGRWTPQETPFSLEAVVRPVLGSFAEAARNKGVALAADLDPRLDGHFLGDPGRIRQILFNLVGNALKYTDQGEIRVQAYPLPVPPPSGGVNLHLVVADTGIGIPDDKLREIFEPFTQVENAYTRRQGGAGLGLTIVRRLVERLGGALALCSEPGRGTEAHLTLPLLPAEPAEHPAPGPGTDAAPARKLKILLVEDERVNRLATRRMLERLGHQAAEASDGAEALDILSREDFDAVLMDIQMPGMDGLEATRRLRADASLGARARAPVIALTAHTLSGDRERFLDAGMDGYLSKPTELDALKAELARLFPPPSGVHGKP; encoded by the coding sequence GTGAAGAAATGCCCCCAGCTCTCGCGCATCGTCAACCGGACCCTGGCCGCCTGGGCCCTGCTGCCCAGCATGGTCCTGGTCCTGCTCCTGGCCGGGTTCGGGGCCCTGGCCCTCTACGGCGACTTCAAGCGCGAGAGCGGGCACATGGTCACGGCCCTGGCCCGGCACGTGGAGTCCTACGTGGGCGACGCCTCCCAGACCCTGGAGACCTTCGGCGCGGGGCTGGAGGACGTCGCGGCCGACCATGTCGGGGAAACCCTCCGGGCCATGCTCCGGGCCTCGCCGCACTTCAAGCGGCTCATCCTCCTGGACCAGAACGGCGACATCCTGGCCTCGGCGCCGGGCGGCCTGCCCGGAGGGGGCTTCGCGCTCTCGCTGGAGCGGGCCCGAAACAACGCGCTCATCATCTCCCGGCCCATGTATTCGACCGCCTCGGGCCAGCCGGTGATCTACCTCGGCCAGCGCCTGCCCCGGGGCATCCTGGCCGCCGAGCTGGACCTGGGCGTGCTCCAGCGCACCCTCCAGGAGCTCCTGCCCCCCGACGAGGGCGACCTGATCCTCACCGACGCGTTCGGCAACGTCATCTCCCACCCGGACACCTTCCAGATCCGCTCCCAGGCCAACCTCGGCCGGCTGCCGCCCCTGCGCCTGGCCGAGAACGAGCCCGCCACCCTGCCCTTCCAAAAGGACGGAACACTCTGGCTCGGCACGGGCCTGCGCCTGCCCTACAGCGCCTGGAAGCTCACGCTCATGAAGCCCGCCTGGGCCGTGTTCGCGCCCACCGTCGCGCCCCTGGCCTCGCTCCTGGCCTGCCTGGTCCTGGCCCTGGCCCTGCTGGCCGTGCGCGTGCAGCGGCTCCTGCGCCGCCGCGTGGTGGAGCCGCTCACCGGCTTCGTCTCGGCCATCCGCGACATGGCCCGGGGCGGCCTGCCCGGCATGGCCGGAACCGGGCGGCCGTCGTTCCGCGAACTGAGCGAGGCCGTGGAGGAGTTCGGACGCATGGCCCAGGCCGTGCGCGACCGGGGCGACGCCCTGCGCGAGAGCGAGGCCCGCTACCGGGTGCTCTTCGAGGAGAGTTCGGTGGTCATGATGCTCGTGGATCCCGCCGACGGCCGCATCCTGGACGTGAACCCGGCGGCCGCGTCCTTCTACGGCTGGAGCCGGGAGCAGATGCGGGGCAAGTCCATGTTCGAGATCAACACCCTGCCTCCCGGGGAGTTGCGCGACGTGCTGGCCAAGGCCCGCTCCCGCCAGCGGCGGCACTTCCGCTTCCGCCACCGCCTGGCCCACGGCGAGATCCGCGAGGTGGAGGTCTACACCTGTCCCATCACGACGAAGGCGGGCCTGCTCCTCTATTCGAGCATCTTCGACGTCACCGACCGCCATCTGGCCGAGCAGGCCCTGGCCCACAGCGAGGAGCGCCTGCGCCTGGCCCTGGACGCGGCCGACGACGGCCTCTGGGACTGGAACCTCGTCACCGGCGAGGTCTACTGGAGCCCCCGGGCCTACACCATGCTCGGCTACAAGCCGGACGAGTTCCCGATGGACTACGAGGTCTGGCGCGGGCTGCTGCACCCCGACGACCGCGAGCGCGCCGCCTCCGAGGTGCAGCGCCAGCTGGCCTCGGAAAGCGGGAGCTTCCAGACCGACTTCCGCCTGCGGACCCGCAACGGCGGCTGGCGCTGGATCATCAGCCGGGGCAAGGTGGTGGAGCGCGACGCGGCCGGGCGGCTGGCGCGCATGGTCGGCACCCACGTGGACATCACCGAACGCAAGCTGGCCGAGGAGGAGCTGGAGCGCATCTTCAGCATGTCCCTGAACCTGCTCTGCGTGGCCGAGATCGCCGACATGCGCTTCGTGAAGGTCAACCCGGCCTTCACCCAGGTCCTGGGCTACAGCCAGGAGGAAATCGTCGGCAAGACCATCCTGGACTTCCTCCACCCGGCGGATGTGGAGCCCTCGGTCCGCGCGGTGCGGGAACGCCTGGCCGCCGGGGCCGTGGTCGCGGACTTCGAGAACCGCTACCGCCGCAAGGACGGGACCTACCGCTGGCTGCGCTGGGTCTCCCACCCCGATCCCGAAAGGGGCCTGACCTACGCCGCGGCCCATGACATCACGGACATGAAGGAGGCCGAGGAGAACCTCATCCGCATGCGCGACCGGGCCGAGGCCGCCAACCGGGCCAAGTCCGAATTCCTGGCCATCATGAGCCACGAGATCCGCACCCCGCTCAACGGCATCATGGGCATGCTCCAGCTTCTGCGCGAGTCGCCCCAGGCCGCCGAACGCGACACCTGGACCGGCACCGCCCTGGCCGCCGCCCGGCACCTGAACCAGATCCTGAGCGACGTGCTCGACCTCTCCAGCATCGAATCCGGCCGCTGGACCCCCCAGGAAACGCCCTTCTCCCTGGAGGCCGTGGTCCGGCCCGTGCTCGGCTCCTTCGCCGAGGCCGCCAGGAACAAGGGCGTCGCCCTCGCCGCGGACCTGGACCCGCGCCTGGACGGGCACTTCCTGGGCGACCCGGGCCGCATCCGACAAATCCTCTTCAACCTCGTGGGCAACGCCCTGAAGTACACCGACCAGGGCGAAATCCGGGTCCAGGCCTATCCCCTGCCCGTGCCGCCGCCCTCCGGCGGCGTGAACCTGCACCTCGTCGTGGCCGACACCGGCATCGGCATCCCGGACGACAAGCTGCGGGAAATCTTCGAGCCCTTCACCCAGGTGGAGAACGCCTACACCCGCCGCCAGGGCGGCGCGGGCCTCGGCCTGACCATCGTGCGCCGCCTGGTCGAACGCCTGGGCGGGGCGCTGGCCCTGTGCTCCGAGCCCGGCCGGGGCACGGAGGCCCATCTCACCCTGCCCCTGCTCCCGGCCGAACCCGCCGAACACCCGGCCCCCGGTCCCGGAACCGACGCCGCCCCGGCCCGGAAGCTGAAAATCCTCCTGGTGGAGGACGAACGCGTCAACCGCCTGGCCACCCGGCGCATGCTCGAACGCCTCGGCCACCAGGCCGCCGAGGCCTCCGACGGGGCCGAGGCCCTGGACATCCTCTCCCGCGAGGACTTCGACGCCGTGCTCATGGACATCCAGATGCCCGGCATGGACGGTCTGGAAGCCACGCGGCGGCTGCGCGCCGACGCCTCCCTCGGCGCCCGGGCCCGGGCGCCGGTCATCGCCCTCACGGCCCACACCCTGTCCGGCGACCGCGAACGCTTCCTGGACGCGGGCATGGACGGCTACCTGTCCAAGCCCACGGAACTGGACGCCCTCAAGGCCGAGCTGGCCCGCCTCTTCCCGCCCCCTTCGGGGGTTCATGGAAAGCCATAG
- a CDS encoding tetratricopeptide repeat protein, with translation MELIDSFSESRAYRHFRHVAVVTANKIHAKRDAQQMKCFAPERVTFFENAGEAVRSLARDRADLILLDSTLADMDGLDFLRLLRGDRSLKGLPAIMITLENSRDYILDAISAGCAGYILRPYSLKTLEQYLLAARHLESYLEIEDEQLRDAREALAAGDPDEAIEAFEEIVGVRDDAQHYYDLGCGYLLENKFGKAILSFKKAVKLNELFAEAYKGLAEAFKAKGDSSRYLEFMERAAQTFAETDRLEEAKQTFIEVLKHDKDVPNPFNTLGIKLRKQGDFEGALHAYMKAVTLTPDDENVYFNIAKAYHLTARFDEAGEYAKKALAINPHFGEARALHKRIFGTEFAAPAGTAVLLPPSGDNRPAAMDSDSPGFAAPFGGS, from the coding sequence ATGGAGCTCATCGATTCGTTCAGTGAAAGCAGGGCCTACCGTCATTTCCGCCATGTGGCCGTGGTCACGGCCAACAAGATCCACGCCAAGCGCGACGCCCAGCAGATGAAGTGCTTCGCCCCGGAACGGGTGACGTTTTTCGAGAACGCGGGCGAGGCGGTCCGTTCCCTGGCGCGCGACCGCGCGGACCTGATCCTCCTGGACTCCACCCTGGCCGACATGGACGGCCTGGACTTCCTGCGCCTGCTGCGCGGCGACAGAAGCCTCAAGGGCCTGCCCGCGATCATGATCACCCTGGAGAACAGCCGCGACTACATCCTGGACGCCATCAGCGCGGGTTGCGCCGGCTACATCCTGCGGCCGTATTCCCTGAAGACCCTGGAGCAGTATCTCCTGGCCGCCCGGCACCTGGAGAGCTACCTGGAGATCGAGGACGAGCAGCTGCGCGACGCCCGCGAGGCCCTCGCCGCGGGCGACCCGGACGAGGCCATCGAGGCCTTCGAGGAGATCGTGGGCGTCCGCGACGATGCCCAGCACTACTACGACCTGGGCTGCGGCTACCTGCTGGAGAACAAGTTCGGCAAGGCCATCCTCTCGTTCAAGAAGGCCGTGAAGCTCAACGAGCTCTTCGCCGAGGCCTACAAGGGCCTGGCCGAGGCCTTCAAGGCCAAGGGCGACAGTTCAAGATACCTGGAGTTCATGGAGCGCGCCGCCCAGACCTTCGCCGAGACGGACCGGCTGGAGGAGGCCAAGCAGACCTTCATCGAGGTGCTCAAGCACGACAAGGACGTGCCCAACCCCTTCAACACCCTGGGCATCAAACTCCGCAAGCAGGGCGACTTCGAGGGCGCGCTGCACGCCTACATGAAGGCCGTGACGCTCACCCCGGACGACGAGAACGTCTACTTCAACATCGCCAAGGCCTACCACCTCACCGCCCGTTTCGACGAGGCCGGGGAGTACGCGAAAAAGGCCCTGGCCATCAATCCCCACTTCGGCGAGGCCCGCGCCCTGCACAAGCGCATCTTCGGGACCGAGTTCGCGGCCCCGGCCGGAACCGCCGTCCTGCTCCCCCCGTCCGGCGACAACCGCCCCGCCGCCATGGACTCCGACTCCCCCGGCTTCGCCGCCCCCTTCGGGGGTTCATAG
- a CDS encoding YaiI/YqxD family protein — MSGGEGRARRIWVDADACPGPIAEILYRAARRLKIHLTMVANKALHPPESEYLHALRVRKGFDVVDDVIAESVAPGDLVITADIPLAARIVDKGALGLNPRGEIYTPENIRGRLAVRDLLYELRESGVNTGGPAPLSARDRNTFANHLDQLLGRGFAPS, encoded by the coding sequence ATGAGCGGCGGCGAGGGCCGCGCCCGGCGCATCTGGGTGGACGCCGACGCCTGCCCGGGCCCCATCGCGGAGATCCTCTACCGCGCGGCCCGGCGGCTGAAGATTCATCTCACCATGGTGGCCAACAAGGCCCTGCATCCGCCGGAGTCGGAGTACCTGCACGCCCTGCGGGTGCGGAAGGGCTTCGACGTGGTGGACGACGTCATCGCCGAGAGCGTGGCCCCCGGCGACCTGGTCATCACCGCCGACATCCCCCTGGCCGCGCGGATCGTGGACAAGGGCGCGCTGGGCCTCAACCCCAGGGGCGAAATCTACACCCCGGAGAACATCCGGGGCCGCCTGGCCGTGCGCGACCTGCTCTACGAACTGCGCGAGAGCGGGGTGAACACCGGCGGACCCGCGCCGCTCTCGGCCCGCGACCGCAACACCTTCGCCAACCACCTGGACCAGCTCCTCGGGCGGGGCTTCGCCCCGTCATAG
- a CDS encoding YwbE family protein, translated as MNQTDSSSGTLRKNIVPGLRVLVVRKQDQRSGKTTEGVVRDILTSAAVHTRGIKVRLTSGEVGRVREILGGRE; from the coding sequence ATGAACCAGACGGATTCCTCCAGCGGAACGCTCCGCAAGAACATCGTTCCGGGCCTGCGCGTGCTCGTGGTCCGCAAGCAGGACCAGCGCAGCGGCAAGACCACCGAAGGCGTGGTCCGCGACATCCTGACCAGCGCGGCCGTGCACACGCGGGGCATCAAGGTCCGCCTGACCAGCGGCGAGGTGGGCCGGGTGCGGGAAATCCTGGGCGGCCGGGAATGA
- a CDS encoding LrgB family protein, protein MTAASLIHSPLAAGLFWSAATVALYCAARRVHRLRPGWWTSPLALAPVLIVGLALALHEGYEEYNRGTRWLLTMLGPVTVAFALPIFEQRALIRRHWPVLAVGVLAGSAIAMLTAWGLASLLGLSESVRLSLMPRSVSTPFAMTVSGDIGGIPDLTAVFVVLTGVFGAALGEALLHLLPLRTSLARGALFGMGAHGAGVAQARLVGGEEAAVASLVMILAGLCNVLAAPLISLFLH, encoded by the coding sequence ATGACGGCCGCTAGCCTGATCCACTCCCCCCTGGCGGCGGGCCTGTTCTGGTCCGCCGCCACCGTGGCCCTCTACTGCGCGGCCCGCCGCGTTCACCGCCTGCGGCCCGGCTGGTGGACCTCGCCGCTGGCCCTGGCCCCGGTCCTCATCGTGGGCCTGGCCCTGGCCCTGCACGAGGGCTACGAGGAATACAACCGGGGCACCCGCTGGCTGCTGACCATGCTCGGCCCCGTGACCGTGGCCTTCGCCCTGCCCATCTTCGAGCAGCGCGCGCTCATCCGCCGCCACTGGCCCGTGCTGGCCGTGGGCGTGCTCGCGGGCAGCGCCATCGCCATGCTCACCGCCTGGGGTCTGGCCTCCCTCCTGGGCCTGTCCGAGAGCGTGCGCCTGAGCCTCATGCCGCGCTCGGTGAGCACGCCCTTCGCCATGACCGTGTCCGGCGACATCGGCGGAATCCCCGACCTCACGGCCGTGTTCGTGGTGCTCACGGGCGTGTTCGGCGCGGCCCTGGGCGAGGCGCTCCTGCACCTCCTGCCCCTGCGCACGAGCCTGGCCCGGGGCGCGCTCTTCGGCATGGGCGCCCACGGCGCGGGCGTGGCCCAGGCCCGGCTGGTGGGCGGCGAGGAAGCCGCCGTGGCCAGCCTGGTCATGATCCTGGCGGGCCTTTGCAACGTGCTGGCCGCCCCGCTCATCAGCCTCTTCCTGCACTGA